A segment of the Bacteroidetes Order II. bacterium genome:
CGGACACCGCTATGGCCCGGATGCGCCAGAAACCGAAGCCGCAATCCGCGAAGTGGATGGCTACCTTGCTCCGCTATTGGCTGGGTTGGAAAAAAGAGGCATGGCCGGAAAGGTGAACCTCATTGTCACGTCCGATCATGGGATGCTGAACATCAGCTTAGACCGTGTGATGCAGGTGGAGGATTATGTAGATATGAGACAATTAGAGCGTTATATTGGGGGCGAAATTGGTTATTTTTGGCCTAAAAAGGGAAAAACAGACTCGGTTCTTCAAGCGTTAAAGCGTATGCCAAATGCCCAGACCTACAAAAAGGAAGCCCTGCCGAAACGATTCCATTACGGAACCCACTACCGGATATCACCCATTATCAGCCTCTCGCATGAGGGCTGGATGCAAATGACAAGGGAACAATTTCGGTATGCCCAAAATAACCCAAACTATAACAAAGGTACACATGGCCACGACAATGCGCTTGCATCTATGCGGGCTACATTTATAGCGAATGGCCCTGCATTCAAAAAAGGAAAAACCGTTTCGGCCTTTGATAACATACATCTGTATGCCTTACTCTGCCATTTACTTGGGGTGACACCAGCCTCTAACGATGGCCAACTGTCAGCCATTCGTGCGGTATTGCGCGGCGCACCTTAATGCCCATATATGGTGTCTATGACTGTATGCCAATGAGACTGCTGCATAAGGGTTTGGATGTTGTAAAACTCTGTGAATCCACAAAGTGGGCACGAAACAGCTAAATAACCAGTTTCTGCCTCGGCTTCTGCAGCTTCGGGAGTGGCGTGTACCCGAT
Coding sequences within it:
- a CDS encoding alkaline phosphatase family protein, translating into MRYILGITLLVWSGCKAPATLRPATDESIPLILISLDGFRSDYWQKTEAPALRQLVAAGVRAEWMTPSFPSKTFPNHYTLVTGLYPDHHGIINNTMYDSTQTDFFSLRNRKAVTDPHWWGGEPIWVTAQKQGKRSGVMFWPGSETPIKGVHPTYWKVYEHEMPGIARVDTMLAWLDLPQEKRPQLFTLYFSQTDDAGHRYGPDAPETEAAIREVDGYLAPLLAGLEKRGMAGKVNLIVTSDHGMLNISLDRVMQVEDYVDMRQLERYIGGEIGYFWPKKGKTDSVLQALKRMPNAQTYKKEALPKRFHYGTHYRISPIISLSHEGWMQMTREQFRYAQNNPNYNKGTHGHDNALASMRATFIANGPAFKKGKTVSAFDNIHLYALLCHLLGVTPASNDGQLSAIRAVLRGAP